The stretch of DNA AGAATATTTCTGGTTATAATCAATTGATGCTTTCTAAAGAGTTTTATGAAAGATTTAGTCATTATAATTATATGTTGGTCTACCAATTAGATTGTTATGTTTTTCGTGATGAATTAGACTTTTGGTGTCTTAAAGGTTATGATTATATCGGAGCTCCCTGGCTAGATTATCGTTTTTATAGTATGCGTAAAACCGAAAAATTGAAATTTTTAATTAAAAGATTAGCCAATAATAAAGTTTTAGGAAAAAAATATGTTAATAAAGATACCTTAGTATATAATGTTGGTAATGGGGGCTTTTCGTTAAGAAAGATATCAAAATTTTTAGAAACCTTACGATTTACTTCAAAAGATATTATTGAAGATTTCAGCAAAAGTAATGAGCCTTCAGAAATTA from Chryseobacterium piperi encodes:
- a CDS encoding DUF5672 family protein, producing the protein MKNVIVIPIYKVRLTEYEITSLKQCFKILGKHPIKFVAPNNLDLSVYNNVLEKPIEVEYFNSHFFKNISGYNQLMLSKEFYERFSHYNYMLVYQLDCYVFRDELDFWCLKGYDYIGAPWLDYRFYSMRKTEKLKFLIKRLANNKVLGKKYVNKDTLVYNVGNGGFSLRKISKFLETLRFTSKDIIEDFSKSNEPSEIKNEDIFWSFEAKNIKKPNYKIAAKFSLEQHPFLGMRLNSNQLPFGCHAWDKKYSFWKDYIDLAQ